The DNA region CATGTGGCGCTTGAATTGAGCAGAAGTTAGTCTTTACTTGTATAAGTTTGGCACAGTTCAGAACTAGTTAACTGTAACGCAGAATTCTTCACCTCATcgtaagaaaaaacaaaaatgtaatttcgtAAACAAAAAGTAGagtatctattttttttaactacataTAGTCTATACCATGAAAGCTTGTACCGTATATGAAAGCGGATGATTGATGGAATAATTAATATCAAGTACTTAGCCCAGACTAAACTATTCGGCGTTCGTAAACCATTATATTCAGTAATACCAAAGGAAggtgtattttttgttttgctctttaGTTCTTGTATTGAGTAAAATTTCGATTTTTCTGAATTATTGTGAAATACTGAACTGAATCTTCGAAACAAATTAATGacgtttttgtttaaaaaaaaaaacaaacaaacaaacaaacgaattCAAATTGAAATGAGAAGTTGAGTTTACTGTCATCTCTATTTTCCCCAGAAAACACTTACATAGAAACAAAGGCAGACAGACTTGGCTAAGTTAGTGCAAAAAGGGCCTCTGTATAtattcgaattttttttttggccattcATCGCTCGCAAgcagatttatttatttatttattttttatcttttcgaaggttgagaaaggaaaaagaagaaaaggctTAGAGGTTTTCACCCTTATTAAGCCTGAGCTCCCTTCAAACCTGCTTCATCCCCCTCAGTATAAAGCCTGGGTTGggggtgtgggggggggggaggagggagggggcgTGGAGTTCAACACACGGATCTAATGCTTTCCACGTTTGCAGCAAAGTCACACGGCAAAATTTACCCGGAATTACGCTCCCTTGGCTTCTCATCCTAGGTAGATCTGATAGAATAACAGAGAAATATTTCCTGTTCATCGAAAATGTTCATATGTTTTCACGCTATTAACTTGAAATGCTGTAGAGGCAAAGAAGGAAAGGTTCTTGTTACCTGCTGTTGGCTTGGTTTCTCATTTCCCTCCCAAAGGTCTCCGAGAACAATTTTCGTATCACGTGCAACGAGACTATTAGTTAATTAGAGGGCTACAAATTTTTCTAAATGCAATATTAGCTGAACACCAGCTGTGTCTGTGCCGTGACCCCTAATTCGTAATCTTGCCTAATGGTATATTGGTTTCAAATGCAAAATGCGTCAACTTTCCTAGCGATAATTTCTTCCGTTTTCTTTTGTAGCCTTTAATTACTGGCCAATTTATTGTCTAGTTATCTTTCGAAGGTTGAGGATGGAAAAAGAGAATGCCTTAAAAGTTGCCACTCCTCTCCTCCTTAGTAGGAAAGAAAAAGGCCCTACACTTAAATCGAATGTTTCCCTTGTCTGTCACACGGCAAAGTTACACGGAAAATTTGCACGTGATTACGATCCCTTATCTCCTAATCCTTCTGATAGCGctaaaagaataacaaaaatttttgcttgttCACCGAGGATTAAATATTTCTTCacataattgaaaaaaaaaaaaaaaaaaacactggaaaGGCAGAGAAAGAAGGTTCTTGTTGTCTGCCGTTTGCGTATCCTCTCCTGAACAATTCTCGTTTCACATGCAAAGAGACTACAAGTCACGTTTAAGGGCTGGAAATTTTCCTGGACATTTCTGTTGTTCAATAAACCCGTAATcttataattttcaatagtaTTGCGTTATACTACAATAAACATTTCACAGTCAATTGTAAACTAGTCTCTGCTCTTAGTTACCACACCAACGCtccaaaatttctttgaaaagacACCAACGTTAGAGTAGCCACGTGTCTTTTTGGTTGCTTGGAAATTTCAGAAGCAGAAACTTTTTGTCAACTCTTTCACGCCCGTTCAAAATTGTTCACCTTGCATGATCGAAAGAAAAGAACTCACGTTTACCGGAAACAACTCAGATCAAGGGAGCAATTAAcagatttcatttcatttacacAACTATTGTatcatttacattttatcaACAACatcattatttgcattttcaaaacACTCGACGCGTACATCTTACTACGAATAAACGCAAGCGTTACTTTATTGCATCGCCGTGATTCTAGGTGTAAATCTCAACTGTTCTATACCTCTGAGGCATGTGCAGGCTTCCGTTTTTTCCTCCGAGTGAagcagaaaataaataactttacaCACTCGAATTCTTTCAAACAATAGAATTGAGCAAGAGACGCTCAGGGAATTGGAGCACGAAATGATGGCTTTCTGTGCCATACCCGACCACCGATATCTTGTTGTTACAAATTGACCTCAAAGGGAGCAATTTGAATTTCTGTATCTGTCATCCATTTGCTTGACATTTCGTTAACCTCACAGCAGGAAAATGACTTCTGCACGTGGTCGAAGTCTTCATAATCTGCGTCTAAAACTTTTTAAGTCAAAAAATTACAACACAATAAATTCTCTTAGCTTACATTCAGCAAGCTGTGAAACACGCttcttttattatcatttcgAAAGTACCTTTCTTCAAAGCATTGGACTTTCTACTGCATTGATCTTGGCACTCAATAATTGCACtcgaaaaaaaacacacttggCTGAGTATTTCTTACAGTAACAGAGATTAAAGCCTCTAATTTTAGTCAATACTTATAAAGCGCAGACGGGCCTAGACATGCCTCTATTTCGAACCAATTCATTATTGTCTTTTGACGGTTGATTAGATAGTGTTAAAAGTTCATATAAGACTTGCTCTTCTCGGGAACGTGTTGTGGAATTCTTTAACTAACGGAACATACGAGAAGCTAGCGCTTAAATTTACAGAATGGTCCACAATGTCATATTCGTACGACTCGTCTAAGGCGCCGTTCAATGCACGTTggagtttaatttttcttatccCGGCTTGAATCTTAGTAAATGTTCGCATTATATCTTTATCTTGAGCTCGTAGTTCAGCCAGTTCTTTTCTGATCCACTCGAAAGCCCACTCGATATCCTCGAttctctctttttctgttttatgCGCAACGTTTTTAATATTCTGTAGAATAGCTCTGGCCGTTGGTTGACTAGATGAGTTCCATACAGTTGGATTGTTCAGTTCTGAGAATCGTCTAAACGGCTGTGACTCTAAAATGTCCTTTGAATTGACTCCATTTGGGCTGTCGAATCTTCCCTCTTCAAACTCAGCTCTATCCAACTCGAGCGAAgcttttttcaacttttggaATTCTTCTTCCAGCTCGGCACGTTGCTCTTTGCTGATCACTGTGCTGTTCATTTTCGCTATTTGTTTGacagtgttttcattttctcgcGTTGGTTGGCTGACCACTGCATAAGTGCAGCCAAGTGAAAAAGTATTCTGTGATGCTTTTGACCTTTCACTGCTTGCTGTCATCTCAGAGGCGTCTTGGACAATTACTTCTTTACTTTGCCCCCCATCAGAGTCTTTTGTGACTTCCTCCCACGCATGTTCAGGAACCTTTCTCATTGGGAAGTTTGGCGATGCGGGAATGCTAACAGACTGCTGTGGAAGCTCGATTTTCACTGTTTCGGTAAACAAACTGCAAACAGGTTTCTCTGCATATGAGTCCTCCATTGCCTTTGGAGCATCATCTACTTCACTCACAAGGTGAGCCACTATCGGAGTGTTTCCGTCCCCTCGTGAAGATTCGGAAACACATCGTGCCACTTGAGAGGATTTGGTAAAAATTTCCGAACCGGTTCCGACCTCTTGTTTACGATCAACACGATCCTTTTTCCCTTGAGTAACTGTTTCGGCTCCAGTAGACGTTGGTGGACTGTGTTTCTTTTGAGGAATCTGCACTGATACCCTGAATTGTTTCCTATTCCTTCTTCTCTCTCCCCACGGACGCTTTGCATCTTGTCCATCTAAGCCTCGCGTGTCGTTGTTGTTATTGACATCTAGTGTATGCATTGCAAAATGCTCGCTGATGACCTCCATGGGACTCGCCGCTATAGTCCAACCCCGTGGCCTGAAAACATTCTCCTGCAAAACATGAAAGCTGTTCTTCCTAGCTGGTTTACCTTGTTGTAGGTTTTCTTGGCGCGCGATATTTGGCGGTGTAATCAGAGAGATACTTCGAGTTGTGCGCCGGGGTGACTTGGTTCCCTCTCCTCGCGCTCTTTTCCACTTGCTGTACAATGTTTCTGAAGTGATATCATTTAGAGATCTTGAAAATGTACGCAGCTTTTCAATGTCTAATTCTTCTTTGCGAAATCTGAATAGTGAATCTTCTACTTTAGCAGTCATTCCTTCACTTGGTAAACCCACCTTCTCAGTGGACATCTCGAGAACCATTTACCCAGCACAAGTGTATTCACGTTGTACCACACTGCTGACTACTAGTTTCGAATTCCGATGAACTCAGCTTTACACTTTTTAAAACTGTGGTAAATTAGATCTGTTGGGGAACgtaaacaagaaaatgaatacCTGGTATGTTAATCGTCGAAATCTAGACAAAGCTTCAacagaaataattaaaacaataattttcaaatGGACTAATGGAATTTTTTCCCTTGACATTCGTATTTCAATCAGTAGCTCCGAACAGATATCTAGTTAGCTCTTATGTAACCGAGTGTTTATGTCGTATCAACTTTGTAAGATACGTGATAatgtaataataacaaaagcTTTCAGTTTATGTGGGTAAAATATTGTTTGACTTCCGTTTTGGGGCAGTCCAAGCTTTTAGCTGTGATTGCTTTCCTTTTGTCTCTTAGCAAAAATACTGAGTTGACACCAAGGGATCATGAGGTGTCAAACTGGATGCAAATACAACGAAACAGAGCCTTCTTAGAGCCATACTTGTCAAAGATGgtctacaaaaacaaaaagccgGTATTATACAGTTTTTATACAAGAAAAGTCTTAAACATCCACGAAATGCCATGTGATGTCacatatttaaaacaaaagtgcGCGCTATTTTTTAGTTCAAGAGAGGTCTGTTTTCGAGCTCTTTTCAGCGACTATTTCTGCAATAAGAAAAAGTTGACCATCTAGCTGTGCTGAATGCAGCGCTATCAATACAATGTAGTTGGATCGGGCTGATCCTTCGACAGACGATAAGCTCGTTCGTACATACagaattgacatttttttcccaatttctcAAAGATAAGACTTGAAGTTTGGTCTGGAAATGTCACAGTGGTCTTACCTGTTATGCAATATCCATGGAGGTGTTTTGTTACTAGCGAGCTAAAGAAACTGAGGTTTTGAATTCCAGCACAAAGTCTCTTATTAGTTTGTGAAAAGTACTTAACATTCCTCGATGAATAACAGGGAAAGCTAACAATAGCTCATTCCTTGCGTTAATCCATCAAACAGGTTCCCATGAATCAGGCGATGGTTCTTTTATCACATCATGTGCACTACAAAAGAGAAGAAGGCAGCCATTGTACTCATATTGGTCCCAATAACAATACCAGATCGTTTGTAATTGTCATGGAAATACAGAAATACCTCAAGAGTAAAACAAATCAGTGAAGTACCCGAGTGAACGATTGGACGTTATTGAAGTTATCTTGGGCGGGAGCACGTACAAAGTCGtgaacaaaaagaaatctcTGTGTATTGTTTTAATGTGTACCAGTCACGTCCACAAGAATTTCCAACCTAGTTCAATCGTACTCTGCATTTCATTCAAAGAATTTCATTCACGTtaataactaaaataatttgAGAAAATCTCGTGAGGCCataaatgatttaatttcaCCTGTTTGTGTTGTCGTTACCGCGATCGATGTAAACAACAATCCGGCGAAATGTCATCTGCACCGATGCAACAAAAACACCTATGAGTTTCATTTTCCAGGTTAacattaaaactgaaatataaacAACTTTCTCGTGTTTGGCTTCATTGGTGATTGtgtgcaaaacaaaatttacttcaGCAAACCGGCTTTGCGTCCGTTGCAAAGAGCCACAGCAACAATTGAAAATCATGTCATTTATTAGAAAAGAACGAGCGCATGAGAACTGTGATGCTATTGACAAACAAGTATGGTATCATTTCACCGACCTGCAATTACTTAGGAATTAGGAGGAGCACAGCTCAGCTGAATCCCTAATCTCCGCCCTCAGCTACACGGCTTTTGTTATGTTTAGTTACTTTGTTCTCTGTATCCTCACATTATCCTCAAACAGCAACTTTCAAAACACGAATTTTTATTTGACACttcatttcttaaacttttGTTAAGTCAACAGCTGGGTTGGACTCAAAAGACACTAAGTTACACAAGGTTGGCACGTTCGTAAGATGACTACACTAATAAAATCACGACATAGATCGACTTAACGGGGATTGAATGTGCATGCGAACTCATAAAATCTTTGACGTAAATGGGCCGGTTTTGAGGTTCATCGGGCTTAAGGTATCAAAGTTCACAACGTAAGCACAGGTTATTGTGCTGTGTACCGCTTGGTACACGAACCGGAAAAGAGGGTTTAAGTTAGTTTTCACAATAACTGAGCCATGTTCCTCTCTTTCATTTAGTGTATGTTCAATTCAGAATTGTCAAGAAGGGGAAAAGAAGACATGTCACCTCACGTAATCATTAGAAACACGTGTTGTTCTACATTACATAACATGTTTCTCGTATCAAAAATTTCGGACAGATCAAGTAGGAGCAATAAAACCCATCGCACCACCCCAATATTGGATGAGGGAGCGGTGCAAATGTGCCCTGATAGAAATGGTGGTAAGTACCAGAGGTTTTAGTGGATTTTACAGTTAAgatgattcctcagtattgcaatACACATCCAGTTCTGCACATAAGATTACGTAATTAGAAATAAATGGCAACATTAATTAGCATCGTGTTTTTTCTCACCGGCAAGCTCGCTGGGCATAAATATGGGCGTATAATGATCATACATGCTGAGACTAGACTTTCATAAAACACTCGAGAGAAGTTGTGACAGGTCTTCTTCCCTTAACCGAGTAGGGCgacccataattttttattcagcaTAATTTCAATCACATTGGTACCAGTAATTAGTAAGATTGGCTCTGCATATCTATTTACACTGCTCCTTTGCAAGCAAGGTAGTTCTTGAAACACAAATTATCGGGGCATATgcaaggaaagtttaaaaaaaagtcggcccaaaaccttttttttctgcggTTGAGAATTCCTATGATCATATGTAGTACTCTAAGTATCAACAAAGATTCCCTTAAGATCGAGATTGAGAGCAACTAATAATAAATTGATggaatttattattttcaagttctttaTCGAGCATGTCTcttaaaaagcaattttttttttcgaaggaaGCGTTTTTAGATTCTTCTTCCAGGCATCGTTCGTCAGGTCCCAGATTAGAGCTTATCAAGtatccaataaaaaaaattatagagaTGTTTACTACTCGCGTTGTTGTTCCACACTCGcttacaatttccaaaaaactTCGTCAACACATGCAAGGAGTACGTCATTTATTCTACTTCATTTATCCACGTGAATTCACCGTAGTCAATTTCACCGTCCCCGTCCTCATCCAACATGTCAATCAATGCGGTCAGCTGATCATCGGTCATGGGCACACCAATGCCTTTTAGCCCTTGCCGAAATTCCTCCCTGGTCACTGATAAGCTATTGTCTTTGTCAAACTGGTTAAACAAATCTACCAACCGATAATTCTTCTCTTCGACGTATTGCTTGAGAATATAAATCAAGtcgttcttcttgttttttcCGTAAAGATTGTCAAGTTCTTCCGATAGGTTTCCTGAACGTTTGCTATAAGTGCAGGTAATGGTGAGTCCCGGATGTTGGCCCAAAAGAAGCTCTACGAGGGCCTGGGTCTCTAAGGTCACCACAACACTGTTGAGTAACATTTTTTCTAACGCCGTATCAAGGTTGTTCTTCATGGCTGTGAGAAGGCCAAAAGCACCAGCATTTTGTAAGGGATTCATTCCAATTCTGCAATGAAGTAACGCGAGAAGGTTATCTTTAATGAGTACTTTCAAGTCATACATTTAAGAAACAAACATCATCaatattaatgaaataaatcCGAACTTGGTCTGCGTATGAGATTAAAACGAAGAAATAATCCCCGCgtgtggcttcgtagctcagttggtaacaTCGCCCAGCTATAGTATGTGGGAGACACGGGTTCGAATCTCGTCGAAGCCTGAAAGTTCTGTTTCTGTATTTTGCTTCAACTGTAACTCACTTAcgagagggtctcaatggggcgATAGCTTACACGGCTAACGGTAAAAATTTTCGCTATTTTACGGCAAACGGTTAATATGATTATTGTCACCACGAATTTTTTCACTGTTAGCATTTTTACgactatcggttaaaatttgtcaattattACGCCAtaaggctaaattttttggccgtttttcGGCCAGCAGTTAACCCTATCGAGACTCTCAaacgaggatcatttctttactttggaaaaatttacattatttgtAACTAAAGGAATAACccaaattttttatcaaaattgtaAAACTGAAGTAGTTAGGAACACTACTCGTTCGTTAGGCCTGTTACGCCAGGGCTTTCGTCACTTAGCATTTTTCTGAGTCTGCTTATGTAAGTCTGGTAGGATTAAAAATGTCTCTAGCCATGAATATCTCGCCCACCGCTTTAATCAACTCGCAATCAAAATAGGTCTCTACGCCATCCATCGTTATCTCGTCAGTATGCAATATGTATCTAGGTATAGTACACTCGTTACAAAccttaatatttttaaagtgtTATTGACTTGAATTCCTTTACTAAGCGCCAAAGCACCTTGAGTGGAAATCCGGTTGTTAGTCAAATCTATGTCAGTAAgtgtgttattttctttaagtgatTCTCCAACCGCAGCTGCACCTTCATCAGCAAACCCATTCCAAGATAGGTTGAGTGTCTTCAAGCTGCAGTTGGCGCGGAGCCCTCTGCCGATAGCAATTCCACCCTTTCCTCGTAAATGATTCCAGCTAAGGTTGAGATATTCCAATCCACCATTTGCATCAATGGCCGGTCCTAGagtaaaaacattgtaaaattgtTGTTGTGCAAACACAAATAAAAGGGTATAGTTGGGTAAATAAGACGCAAAATCTTTTATAAACTCGAGGCAAATTACAACTCAAGtctgttaaaattgtttaaaatattaaaatagtGAGTTTACTTAAACTCAAAGAGAAAATCCTCCTCTGATTTAAATTGTTAGTTCTAAGCTCGTcgtttaacttccaagatctatTTGATCTGCATCAGGACACTTACGAAACACGCGGGTAGATATTATTTTCGTAATACCAGATAGCTTAAAGTAACTGTCTTAGAATAACTGTCTTGAGAGCAACTGTCCCCTCAGAAAAAACTGCATGGATGATACAATCTCAGTTAACCTTAACCCTCTCTAACTGCCGCGTCAAATGacctttagtaaaaaaaaacacttattaATTGGTTTTAGCCCGATTATGAAGTGCGATCTCAAGCTCTGGCAGTGAGTAGTTCGAAAATTTGACGTCGGGGATCGCAATTGACTAACATCTCGTCGACCTGAGTGGAAGTCACCATTAGCGTCAGCTTGTATGTCTGAAGTTGTTGAACAATTATTCCGCAAAGATGAAAAGCCTATTTGTATGACAACCCTGGAGACCAATTCGAGGACAATGCCCAATGGCCATCTTGAAAATTAGCGCTTTGGTATTATAATCACCTTGTTCTAGATGATCAGTGATTagttgaccaatcagagcgcgcgcatCTCTCGAATCTCTCGAGCAACTAAACGAAAAGTGTAGTTGGTGAGTCCTAAGATTAATCAAAATGACGGCAAAATTGAACACTGTCAAGAAGCCAGGCTTACAAATATGAAAGACGACTGGAAAACAGCGCTTCGTTTGACTCTAATGATGACTTCTGTAATTAGGCTGTCGAGGCAGGTGTCAGTCACTGTTACCAACAACAGACCTTTTCAGACTGCGTACCTCACCTGGCCCCGGTTATTCGAAtgttggataacgctatccactggataaaactctatacGGTagataacgctatacgttttgctatcactcaTCCACCAGATAGCAATTTATTTGTACAACTGGGCCCTCTACGATTACTCTACTCGATCAAAGTTTTGTATTTCTTACCGAATAAAACTCCAGCTTCTTCACAAAAGTTGTTATGACTCAAATCGAGCCACACCAgagtttgatttacacgaatTCCTTCTGCCAGACAAGCGGCGTCTTTGTCTTTGAACTCGCTCCAGGATAAGTTCAGAGTTTTTATGGTGTTGTTATCATTAAGAACTTCGGCAATAGCTTTCGCGCCAGGgcttttgattttgttctcaGCAAGGTCCAGCTCCGTGATATAAAAATTTTCTCGAAGTAATCTGGCGATGTAAACACTGCCTTCTGGATCTAAATGGAAGACGGAAAAGGAGGAAAACATGCTAGAGTGAAAATGTAATGATATGATCTGGATCTACCTCAATAAATTAATATTGGGGACAcgcatgaaagaaaaaaaaaaccatctcaCCTATTGCGCAGTCTCTTAGATTTAGTTTCGTCGTTGTCGTGTTTCGCATAAGTGCAGCTGCTATGGCTTGGGCTCCGGTTGGACCCAGGCCATGGTGTTTAATGTTAATCTCCTCCCTTGTGATGTGCTCGATAACAAAGGAGACTGGAATGATACCGAGTTGAGAGCAGGCATCCCGGTATGCTTTTCGACCTAGTAGTCGGAGTGGAATAGAAATATAAATCTGTTACAAAAGTTGGCTGTCTTTGTTATCAAACATCCACCTAGGGATAATAATTATGGAAAAACAACgtttcaattgaaaatatatctaaTGGAATGTATAGATATGTGATAATATTTTATACATTATATAATATTTTTGTGATGTCTGTAGAACTTCTCGCGCGCGCATCGGTCGAAAACTGTTGCTAATAAGGTGATAAACGATAAAAAAGATGTATGATGTAACACAACGCTCGACAATCATCGCCATGTCAGAGAAAAGAACTTCATCTCGTAAAGACAATTGCAAATTTTGAGATCTGGATGGTAACAAACTGGGTGATAACAAACTTCAAAATATTAAGATCGGTATACGTGGAGAAgtgtttgaagaaaaacttttcgtGATGGAAGAAAAAGTGCAGGAAAACCTTCAGGAACAGAAATCCGGTTCTCGGTTTCCAAGTTAAAAGACGGACGGCCCCGTAGAAATACTTGTCGTTGCTGTAGCAAACagcacaaaaattaaaactaagtgggaaacaaa from Pocillopora verrucosa isolate sample1 chromosome 1, ASM3666991v2, whole genome shotgun sequence includes:
- the LOC131796444 gene encoding uncharacterized protein, translating into MVLEMSTEKVGLPSEGMTAKVEDSLFRFRKEELDIEKLRTFSRSLNDITSETLYSKWKRARGEGTKSPRRTTRSISLITPPNIARQENLQQGKPARKNSFHVLQENVFRPRGWTIAASPMEVISEHFAMHTLDVNNNNDTRGLDGQDAKRPWGERRRNRKQFRVSVQIPQKKHSPPTSTGAETVTQGKKDRVDRKQEVGTGSEIFTKSSQVARCVSESSRGDGNTPIVAHLVSEVDDAPKAMEDSYAEKPVCSLFTETVKIELPQQSVSIPASPNFPMRKVPEHAWEEVTKDSDGGQSKEVIVQDASEMTASSERSKASQNTFSLGCTYAVVSQPTRENENTVKQIAKMNSTVISKEQRAELEEEFQKLKKASLELDRAEFEEGRFDSPNGVNSKDILESQPFRRFSELNNPTVWNSSSQPTARAILQNIKNVAHKTEKERIEDIEWAFEWIRKELAELRAQDKDIMRTFTKIQAGIRKIKLQRALNGALDESYEYDIVDHSVNLSASFSYVPLVKEFHNTFPRRASLI
- the LOC131796455 gene encoding leucine-rich repeat-containing protein 74B-like, producing the protein MSATSDDDTNVGPHNVPTLNVQEVADSNQNVTAISSTRSSAQIERKSGIITEGDSESRQRSGRSRLSSAKSKRAGTGKSKLTPVPTPVDKDTSKGEVGSDAEAGEDSDYDTDLEFEEPRPEYDPTGRKAYRDACSQLGIIPVSFVIEHITREEINIKHHGLGPTGAQAIAAALMRNTTTTKLNLRDCAIDPEGSVYIARLLRENFYITELDLAENKIKSPGAKAIAEVLNDNNTIKTLNLSWSEFKDKDAACLAEGIRVNQTLVWLDLSHNNFCEEAGVLFGPAIDANGGLEYLNLSWNHLRGKGGIAIGRGLRANCSLKTLNLSWNGFADEGAAAVGESLKENNTLTDIDLTNNRISTQGALALSKGIQVNNTLKILRIGMNPLQNAGAFGLLTAMKNNLDTALEKMLLNSVVVTLETQALVELLLGQHPGLTITCTYSKRSGNLSEELDNLYGKNKKNDLIYILKQYVEEKNYRLVDLFNQFDKDNSLSVTREEFRQGLKGIGVPMTDDQLTALIDMLDEDGDGEIDYGEFTWINEVE